Proteins encoded in a region of the Scyliorhinus torazame isolate Kashiwa2021f chromosome 1, sScyTor2.1, whole genome shotgun sequence genome:
- the arv1 gene encoding protein ARV1 isoform X2: protein MAAPSYRCVECGEEALELHRDYSHGIIKITICKSCQKPVDKYIEYDPVIILIDAILCKVQAYRHIILNTKINIHWKLCIFCLLCEAYLRWSQLQDSQRTVDPTDIIRYAKEWDFYQMFGLASLELAAFLSGAFLFLRLTKDEFIQKKSNRNTLLIALILSGYGKLLVIPAVIWEHDYSPLYINLIKFFVLASNAQAVRASISDLSTSLINILGRSGMRGAE, encoded by the exons ATGGCGGCACCGTCTTACCGGTGCGTCGAATGCGGCGAGGAGGCGCTGGAGCTGCACAGGGACTACAGTCATGGCATCATCAAGATAACCATTTGT AAATCATGCCAGAAACCGGTTGACAAGTACATTGAATATGACCCAGTGATTATTCTCATTGATGCAATTTTGTGTAAAGTTCAAGCTTATAGACATATAATCCTCAACACCAAGATTAAT ATTCATTGGAAGCTGTGTATATTCTGCTTGTTGTGTGAAGCATATCTTAGGTGGTCACAGCTACAAGATTCACAACGAACTGTTGATCCTACAGATATAATTCGTTATGCCAAAGAATGGGACTTTTACCAAATGTTTGGATTAGCTAGTTTGG AGCTGGCAGCGTTCCTGAGTGGAGCATTTCTTTTCTTGCGGTTAACGAAAGATGAGTTCATCCAGAAAAAATCAAATCGGAACACTTTACTCATAGCTTTAATATTGTCTGGTTATGGGAAACTCCTTGTGATTCCAGCAGTGATCTGGGAGCATGACTACTCACCACTATACATTAACCTCATCAAATTCTTTGTTCTTGCATCAAATGCACAAGCTGTCAGAG CATCTATCTCTGACTTATCCACCTCCCTGATCAACATTTTAGGAAGATCTGGAATGCG TGGTGCTGAATAG
- the arv1 gene encoding protein ARV1 isoform X1, translating into MAAPSYRCVECGEEALELHRDYSHGIIKITICKSCQKPVDKYIEYDPVIILIDAILCKVQAYRHIILNTKINIHWKLCIFCLLCEAYLRWSQLQDSQRTVDPTDIIRYAKEWDFYQMFGLASLELAAFLSGAFLFLRLTKDEFIQKKSNRNTLLIALILSGYGKLLVIPAVIWEHDYSPLYINLIKFFVLASNAQAVRVVLNSTRRFALSVIIVGWMVEQFTACIFQQLKLSA; encoded by the exons ATGGCGGCACCGTCTTACCGGTGCGTCGAATGCGGCGAGGAGGCGCTGGAGCTGCACAGGGACTACAGTCATGGCATCATCAAGATAACCATTTGT AAATCATGCCAGAAACCGGTTGACAAGTACATTGAATATGACCCAGTGATTATTCTCATTGATGCAATTTTGTGTAAAGTTCAAGCTTATAGACATATAATCCTCAACACCAAGATTAAT ATTCATTGGAAGCTGTGTATATTCTGCTTGTTGTGTGAAGCATATCTTAGGTGGTCACAGCTACAAGATTCACAACGAACTGTTGATCCTACAGATATAATTCGTTATGCCAAAGAATGGGACTTTTACCAAATGTTTGGATTAGCTAGTTTGG AGCTGGCAGCGTTCCTGAGTGGAGCATTTCTTTTCTTGCGGTTAACGAAAGATGAGTTCATCCAGAAAAAATCAAATCGGAACACTTTACTCATAGCTTTAATATTGTCTGGTTATGGGAAACTCCTTGTGATTCCAGCAGTGATCTGGGAGCATGACTACTCACCACTATACATTAACCTCATCAAATTCTTTGTTCTTGCATCAAATGCACAAGCTGTCAGAG TGGTGCTGAATAGCACCAGGAGGTTTGCATTGTCTGTCATTATCGTTGGATGGATGGTGGAACAGTTTACAGCCTGCATCTTTCAACAGCTCAAATTGAGTGCATAA